One part of the Humulus lupulus chromosome 9, drHumLupu1.1, whole genome shotgun sequence genome encodes these proteins:
- the LOC133799741 gene encoding regulator of nonsense transcripts UPF2-like, with product MAQGLGIFSVHSIVTQELAPESDQVQQTAQDTGEIFTDSGASQEGRSAEKGKEKEEKDKEKSKDPEKEKGKEKNDDKKGDTEKEKLKSIEGTNLDALLQRLPGCVNRDLIDQLTVSILLSPCSLLL from the exons ATGGCGCAGGGGCTGGGCATTTTCTCAGTCCATTCCATCGTCACTCAG GAACTGGCACCTGAATCAGACCAAGTTCAACAAACTGCCCAAGACACTGGAGAGATTTTTACAGATTCGGGTGCTTCACAGGAGGGCAGAAGTGcagaaaaagggaaagaaaaggaagaaaaggaTAAGGAGAAGAGTAAAGACCCTGAAAAAgagaaagggaaagaaaaaaatgatgataaGAAAGGAGACActgaaaaagagaaattaaaaagtATTGAAGGGACAAATTTAGATGCTTTATTGCAAAGGCTTCCAGGTTGTGTGAACCGTGATCTTATAGATCAATTGACAGTAAGTATACTTCTGAGTCCCTGTTCTTTGTTACTATGA